aagtttagcATCTCggtcatttctttttatctttattcTTTCCTTTCAAGCATAGAATGAAGAGGGTGTAAAATAAGTATTTGCAACAGCATATTCATTCCAGAAAAACCGGACGTGACCTCAGTATACgttaacattatttttagaaattttgtcTTCATTTGTCGACCTCTGATTGGACATTGGAGACGTGTAATCTACTAAATTTAGAAAACGAGATTACACCATATAGGCGGTTGCCTGTGCAATCCCAGGCAGAAGAACGAATGTAGAGGGACAGAGAACACATAGCCAATAACCAGGTAAAATTGTTGGAGGGTGTACATATATGAATCATAGgccattttgataacaatttGAACGCTGTcatgtatcacaaaatatacAAATCAAGAAACAATCAGCGAAGACGGCAgttgataaaaagtttgttgtATTTTCTTTCAGTTATCCCGGCCGAGTCCGGCGCGAAAGTCGATCGAAGGCAAGCTCAACACGAGCAGACAGACAGGTGTAGAGAGGCTGCGTTCCGTATCCAACAGGTGCGACGCATAACCGACAAAATCCGTCAACTACGGACTGAAACGTCAAAAAAAGTAGAAAACCGAAAATGCTTGAAGACTACAGTGGACTCATCGCCCAGGACCATGGCGAGGGAGCAATCGTCCCAAGATCTCTGGACGAGCTGGTTGGATGGCTGGAGCTCCCAGGGGCCGGTTACGGACTTGGGTGTGGAACCGACATCAACCACGATATCCAACACTTCACTACGATTGGATCAGAAAGTAAATGGCCTATTTGACAACGGTGAGTTCTCTATTTTTAGCAATGAGGTTGTTTTCAAATACTCAAATATTACTATAGTCATGTTTGATAATACAGTGTCATCTTATGTACACTCAGAtcgtgaaaatttacatttctgtGTATTTTAATGTTGCAGAATATGCTGGCATGATGGATGACTTTGCCGGCGACAACATGGACATTACATtggataaaaacattttgatggaaaaaaagaatgatatgGAGATTGAGGGAGGGGAAGTTGTAGACATACTAGAAGCTTTGGGGTCCACATTCCCTGGCGATGACTTTCTCAACAGTTTCATAGATCTGTCAAACTTTGCTGATATCCAGGTAAATAATGATTACACATTTTTTTGCTGTTGTTTGGGTGGGGGCtgattattctcttttgagaagtggacaggcatagcctacatccatctatgcctgtccacttctcaaaagagaatagggGCTGATCAGTAACTTACTGTTAACGATTACATGTTATTTCATTGCACAGTTGATTGACAATagttgtttctttttccctccATTCAGGAAACTGAAAGCAAACCAGATTTCTCACTTGCTGAACCTGTGATTAGCTTTGATTTGCCTGGTCTGGATGTCAACCTAACTGCTGAATCTGGCACTTCAGGTTTAGTTGTACCAGAAATTGAAGAGAATGTCATACCAGCGGAATGTGGAAAGAAAAGGAAATTTTCTGAGACAGGGGAGGAAGAAGGTCTCGCGGCTGCGGATCTTGATCATGATTACATCACCAAAATCCCTCGAATGTCAAAGGTCGTAGTTAACCCCCAAGATGAAATGGTGGAGGAAAAGGGGAAAGCTCCAGAAAAGAAGTATGTGGAGCGACGCATAAAGAACAACATAGCCTCGAAAAGATCACGCTTTATTCGCAaaatgaaatttgttgaaaTGGAAAGCGAGGCGGACAGACTTATTCAAGAAAATCAGAAGATGCGATTAAAGATAGAGGAGATGGAAACTCTGGCAAAAGAAATGAAATCTGCTCTTATTAACAAACTCGCAGAGAAAAAGTGAATTATTACTACATTTGAAAACTCATTTTTATCAAGGAAatcatcatatatatttttttcgatgtaattttattgataaaaattgagCACCGGGTAGATATTTGTGTGTAATAGTGTTAAAGCCTTGAGAGATGAAggcaaaaaaagaaagaaaaaaatattatatacagtaaatgtgtacaaaaaaaaagaatggtacCTTTATATTGTACAGTTGgtttttactgtaatttttgtACTAAGAAGATGTTTGATAATCATGAATTGCAAaaacatgtatgaaaaaaatttaagtgaATTTAGTaacatttatattcattcaTTAGTCTCGAGTTTTACTTAGTAAATTTAGCATGTAATGTGGAGAAAATATGTTAAAGAAATCCGCatcatttcatgtttttttttatatgaattgtttaatatgatatgcATATTTGTATTGCATTTTTATATGTTGAATGTCTTTACATTAGTGACTAT
This genomic window from Magallana gigas chromosome 5, xbMagGiga1.1, whole genome shotgun sequence contains:
- the LOC105323139 gene encoding uncharacterized protein, with translation MAREQSSQDLWTSWLDGWSSQGPVTDLGVEPTSTTISNTSLRLDQKVNGLFDNEYAGMMDDFAGDNMDITLDKNILMEKKNDMEIEGGEVVDILEALGSTFPGDDFLNSFIDLSNFADIQETESKPDFSLAEPVISFDLPGLDVNLTAESGTSGLVVPEIEENVIPAECGKKRKFSETGEEEGLAAADLDHDYITKIPRMSKVVVNPQDEMVEEKGKAPEKKYVERRIKNNIASKRSRFIRKMKFVEMESEADRLIQENQKMRLKIEEMETLAKEMKSALINKLAEKK